From a single Sphingosinicellaceae bacterium genomic region:
- a CDS encoding pyridoxamine 5'-phosphate oxidase family protein: protein MPNAFLTIATTPSVLAAQVANGSAGLYDKVGGNRPSDRFGPAETAFIAARDSFYMASASESGWPYVQHRGGPPGFLKMLDETTLAFPDFRGNRQYISLGNAAANERVALFLMDYPNRRRLKLYARLEARELDADPALAATLDLAGYRGVPERAFLLHVEAFDWNCPQHITPRFTEVEVAEASAPLIGRLAELESENALLRTELAQRTAP, encoded by the coding sequence ATGCCGAACGCCTTCCTGACCATCGCGACGACGCCTAGCGTGCTTGCGGCGCAGGTCGCGAACGGCAGCGCCGGGCTCTACGACAAGGTCGGCGGCAACCGGCCGTCCGACCGGTTCGGGCCCGCCGAAACCGCTTTCATCGCCGCGCGCGACAGTTTCTACATGGCGAGCGCGTCCGAGAGCGGCTGGCCCTATGTCCAGCACCGAGGCGGGCCGCCGGGGTTCCTCAAGATGCTCGACGAGACCACCCTCGCCTTTCCGGATTTCCGCGGCAACCGCCAGTACATCAGCCTCGGCAATGCGGCGGCAAACGAGCGCGTCGCACTCTTCCTGATGGACTATCCGAACCGCCGCCGCCTGAAGCTGTATGCCCGGCTAGAAGCACGCGAGCTTGACGCCGACCCGGCGCTCGCGGCGACGCTCGACCTGGCAGGCTATCGCGGCGTTCCCGAGCGTGCGTTTCTCTTGCATGTCGAGGCGTTCGACTGGAACTGTCCGCAGCACATCACCCCACGCTTCACCGAGGTCGAGGTTGCCGAGGCCTCGGCGCCGCTCATCGGTCGCCTCGCAGAGCTCGAATCCGAAAACGCATTACTCCGCACAGAGCTTGCACAAAGGACCGCACCATGA
- a CDS encoding carboxymuconolactone decarboxylase family protein, with protein MSRLTIPARADVPAKSQPLLDAVEKQLGVVPNMFRLIGTSPAALEGYLGLNSALGHALDAKTRERIALAVAQANGCDYCLSAHTYLGLNLAKIDEVEIALNRAGHSGDAKADAAVVFARKVLEARGRVSDADLAAVRVAGFSEAQVIEIVATVAVNVLTNYVNNVARTDIDFPVVLAAEAA; from the coding sequence ATGTCCCGCCTGACCATTCCCGCCCGCGCTGATGTCCCCGCCAAATCGCAGCCGCTGCTCGATGCGGTCGAGAAGCAGCTCGGCGTCGTCCCCAACATGTTCCGCCTGATCGGCACCAGCCCGGCCGCACTCGAGGGCTATCTCGGTCTCAACAGCGCGCTCGGGCATGCCCTCGATGCCAAGACCCGTGAGCGGATAGCGCTGGCTGTCGCGCAGGCGAATGGCTGCGACTATTGCCTGTCGGCCCACACCTATCTTGGGCTCAACCTCGCCAAGATCGACGAGGTCGAGATCGCACTGAACCGTGCCGGCCACTCGGGCGACGCCAAAGCCGACGCGGCCGTGGTGTTCGCCCGCAAGGTGCTCGAAGCGCGCGGCCGGGTCAGCGATGCCGACCTCGCCGCCGTTCGCGTCGCCGGCTTCTCGGAAGCGCAGGTCATCGAGATCGTCGCCACCGTCGCCGTCAACGTGCTGACCAATTACGTCAACAATGTCGCCCGCACCGACATCGACTTTCCGGTCGTCCTCGCCGCCGAGGCCGCCTGA
- a CDS encoding LysR family transcriptional regulator translates to MDQLEMLRTFVAVADKASFSEAARRLRISATAASRGISALEESLGTALLSRTTRAVRLTEAGALYLERCRAVLLDLDEAALALRGGTSTPGGTLVITAPVTFGRLHILPVVTALLREHPALRVELTLIDRTVRLVDEGIDVAVRIGDLSDSALHALKVADVRRILVASPGYLAAHGTPASVTALHDHALIAFTELDRGQEWRFGPVGKPAIRIEPRLSVNTADAAIAAAIDNAGIARVFSYQAMAAVAAGRLVPLLDSVAPPAVPVHLVYQANRRASVNVRAFIDAARTRLAHAGDYGAP, encoded by the coding sequence ATGGATCAGCTCGAGATGCTCCGGACCTTTGTCGCGGTTGCCGACAAGGCCAGCTTCAGCGAGGCGGCGCGGCGTCTTCGCATATCGGCGACGGCTGCCAGCCGAGGAATTTCAGCACTGGAGGAAAGCCTCGGGACGGCGCTTTTGAGCCGCACCACGCGGGCCGTCAGGCTGACTGAAGCCGGCGCGTTGTATCTGGAGCGCTGCCGCGCGGTCCTGCTCGATCTCGACGAGGCAGCGCTTGCCCTCCGCGGCGGGACCTCGACGCCGGGCGGGACCTTGGTGATAACGGCGCCGGTGACCTTCGGGCGGCTGCATATCCTGCCGGTCGTGACGGCGCTGCTGCGCGAGCATCCGGCCCTCAGGGTCGAGCTGACGCTCATCGACCGGACGGTGAGGCTGGTCGACGAGGGTATCGATGTCGCCGTCAGGATCGGCGACCTTTCCGATTCCGCGCTCCATGCGCTCAAGGTCGCCGACGTGCGCCGGATATTGGTGGCCAGCCCGGGCTACCTTGCCGCGCACGGCACGCCGGCCAGCGTGACCGCCCTCCACGATCATGCGCTGATCGCCTTTACCGAACTCGACCGCGGACAGGAATGGCGGTTCGGGCCAGTCGGCAAGCCCGCCATCCGGATCGAGCCGCGGCTCAGCGTGAACACGGCGGATGCAGCGATCGCGGCCGCGATCGACAACGCCGGGATTGCGCGCGTGTTCTCCTACCAGGCTATGGCCGCCGTCGCCGCGGGCCGTCTGGTGCCGCTGCTCGACAGCGTCGCGCCGCCGGCAGTGCCGGTCCATCTCGTCTACCAGGCGAACCGCCGTGCCTCGGTCAATGTCCGGGCCTTTATTGATGCGGCACGAACGCGCCTCGCGCACGCCGGCGACTACGGCGCGCCATGA
- a CDS encoding sigma-70 family RNA polymerase sigma factor, translating into MAAAQRGNTGAYNRLLNEVDGWLRRYYARRLPFSMVEDAAQETLLTIHKRRHTYEPGRPFGAWMAGIARYKWIDRLRALARDPATSDLDDDDNSAVADHESAVTSAIVLANLLSHLKPAQSCVIRLVKLQGLTIKMASDHTGQSPSLVKVNIHRGLAKLSVLIESDRA; encoded by the coding sequence ATGGCAGCAGCGCAGCGCGGCAACACCGGGGCATACAATCGTCTCTTGAATGAAGTGGATGGCTGGCTCCGTCGTTACTATGCGCGCCGGCTGCCGTTCTCGATGGTGGAGGACGCGGCGCAGGAGACGTTGCTGACCATCCACAAACGCCGCCATACCTATGAGCCCGGCCGACCCTTCGGGGCCTGGATGGCCGGCATCGCGCGCTACAAGTGGATCGATCGACTGCGGGCGCTGGCGCGCGATCCGGCCACATCCGACCTCGACGACGACGACAACAGCGCGGTCGCGGACCACGAGTCAGCCGTGACCAGCGCGATCGTGCTTGCCAACCTCCTTTCCCACCTGAAGCCCGCGCAGTCGTGTGTCATCCGGCTGGTCAAGCTGCAGGGCCTGACGATCAAGATGGCTTCCGATCACACCGGGCAATCGCCATCGCTGGTCAAGGTCAACATCCACCGCGGCCTCGCCAAGCTCAGCGTCCTGATCGAGAGTGATCGCGCCTGA
- a CDS encoding NAD(P)/FAD-dependent oxidoreductase translates to MSSAPARPDKHHIVIVGAGFGGLAVARGLARADVTITLVDRQNHHVFQPLLYQVATAGLSPADIAAPIRSIVKKHENTRVLLGEVTGVDIGQRRVVLADGATLDYDALVIATGARHSYFGRDEWAEFAPGIKTIDDATRVRRNILLAMERAETIRQESLPDREEYLTFVVVGGGPTGVEMAGAIAELTRHAADLDFRFVTRNCLRVILVEAGSRLLATFPPKLGEAARKALEELGVVVRLNGQVKDIDAHGVTVGDERIATSTVIWAAGIIASDAAKWLGVEPDRRGRARVDANLNIAGHPEIFVIGDTADIVDANGKPVPGVAPAAKQQGQHVARALLASLTGRPAPAPFRYRNWGNLATVGRKHAVVHIGTLEIAGLLAWLLWSTTHIYFLVGFRNRIVVGANWLWNYLTFERGARLITGLRVEV, encoded by the coding sequence ATGTCGTCCGCACCCGCTCGTCCCGACAAACACCATATCGTGATCGTCGGTGCCGGCTTCGGAGGGCTCGCGGTCGCCCGTGGACTCGCGCGTGCCGACGTCACGATCACGCTGGTCGACCGCCAGAACCACCACGTCTTCCAGCCGCTGCTGTACCAGGTCGCGACAGCCGGCCTGTCGCCGGCCGACATCGCCGCGCCGATCCGCTCGATCGTCAAGAAGCACGAGAATACGCGCGTCCTGCTTGGCGAAGTGACCGGCGTCGACATCGGGCAACGCCGTGTCGTGCTGGCCGACGGCGCAACGCTCGATTATGACGCGCTGGTGATCGCGACCGGTGCGCGACACAGCTATTTCGGGCGTGACGAGTGGGCGGAATTCGCGCCCGGCATCAAGACCATCGACGATGCGACGCGCGTCCGCCGCAACATCCTGCTGGCGATGGAGCGGGCCGAGACGATCCGCCAGGAAAGCCTTCCGGACCGCGAGGAATACCTTACCTTCGTCGTCGTCGGCGGCGGGCCGACCGGGGTCGAGATGGCCGGGGCTATCGCCGAGTTGACCCGTCATGCGGCCGATCTGGATTTCCGCTTCGTCACGCGCAATTGCCTGCGCGTCATCCTCGTCGAGGCCGGTAGCCGGTTACTCGCGACCTTTCCCCCGAAGCTTGGCGAGGCCGCGCGCAAGGCTCTCGAAGAGCTCGGCGTCGTCGTCAGGTTGAACGGGCAGGTAAAGGACATCGATGCTCACGGGGTTACCGTCGGCGACGAACGTATCGCGACGTCGACGGTGATCTGGGCGGCGGGCATCATAGCTTCCGATGCTGCGAAGTGGCTGGGCGTCGAGCCTGATCGCCGTGGGAGAGCGAGGGTTGATGCCAACCTGAACATCGCCGGCCATCCCGAAATCTTCGTGATCGGCGATACGGCGGATATCGTCGATGCCAACGGCAAGCCCGTGCCCGGCGTCGCACCGGCCGCGAAGCAGCAGGGCCAGCATGTTGCGAGGGCACTACTGGCTTCGCTCACCGGGAGACCGGCACCCGCGCCGTTCCGCTATCGTAACTGGGGTAATCTCGCGACGGTTGGTCGCAAACACGCCGTGGTTCATATCGGCACGCTCGAGATTGCGGGCCTGCTGGCCTGGCTGCTGTGGTCAACGACCCACATTTATTTTCTGGTCGGATTCCGCAATCGTATCGTCGTGGGTGCCAACTGGTTGTGGAATTACCTTACTTTCGAACGTGGCGCGCGGTTGATAACCGGGCTTCGAGTCGAAGTGTAA
- a CDS encoding LysR family transcriptional regulator yields MEMHQIRYFLAVARTLNFTRAAEESNVTQPSLTRAIQKLEDEFGGLLFRRERSLTHLTDMGRQMLPHLERTLAAAHAAKSLARGIGKAAVAPLNLGLDSALARSEIGEALAEVGAGLPGFQLRIASDDSEGLLQELLKGDLDMVVVVEPRVMHDRFDTIELFAQAYAVVAPDTHALATAATLSLADLHDVVWVRSSGDHLDEFRDICAAAGVDPDYRHETATDADAVRLVAARLGCAIVAVGVMPPGVTVVVIEGLALTRRVVIATVSGRQRPPAGDALLRAMRARAWN; encoded by the coding sequence ATGGAAATGCACCAGATCCGCTATTTCCTGGCCGTCGCTCGCACCCTCAATTTCACCCGCGCTGCCGAAGAGTCGAACGTTACCCAGCCGTCGCTGACCCGCGCCATCCAGAAGCTTGAGGACGAATTCGGCGGGCTGCTGTTTCGGCGCGAGCGCTCGCTCACTCACCTGACCGACATGGGCCGCCAGATGCTGCCCCACCTGGAGCGCACCCTCGCGGCGGCGCACGCGGCGAAAAGCCTGGCGCGAGGGATCGGCAAGGCCGCCGTCGCGCCGCTCAACCTCGGCCTCGATTCCGCCCTTGCCCGGTCCGAGATCGGCGAGGCGCTGGCCGAGGTCGGCGCCGGACTGCCGGGTTTCCAACTCCGCATTGCCAGCGACGACAGCGAGGGCTTGCTGCAGGAGTTGCTCAAGGGCGACCTCGACATGGTCGTCGTCGTCGAGCCACGCGTCATGCACGACCGGTTCGATACGATCGAGCTGTTCGCGCAGGCGTACGCGGTCGTCGCACCCGACACGCACGCGCTGGCTACGGCGGCAACGCTATCGCTCGCCGATCTGCACGACGTCGTATGGGTCCGCTCGTCGGGCGATCATCTCGACGAGTTTCGCGACATCTGCGCCGCTGCGGGCGTCGACCCCGACTATCGGCACGAGACGGCGACCGACGCCGACGCAGTACGGCTGGTCGCGGCGCGCCTTGGTTGCGCGATCGTCGCGGTCGGTGTGATGCCGCCGGGGGTCACGGTCGTCGTGATCGAGGGGTTGGCCTTGACGCGCCGCGTCGTGATCGCGACCGTGTCGGGGCGGCAGCGGCCGCCCGCCGGCGATGCGTTGCTGCGCGCCATGCGGGCGCGGGCCTGGAACTAG
- a CDS encoding AhpC/TSA family protein: MTIPTETPAIIDWPQLYDDFVAGLRKHGVGNSAPGLNDRFEPFVLPNSLGRHVDLDELLENGPVVLSFMRGGWCPYCRAEMNAWAAAAPRLAAVGGRFIAISGEVGGRAETTRCALAPEAEVLCDIDHGLATSLGLSFALSPALHQSYLDYGLSLAEIYGDSGRILPIPATFVLDTSGIVRFAFVEPDFRIRADPAVVIAVVEALR; the protein is encoded by the coding sequence ATGACGATCCCCACCGAGACGCCCGCAATCATCGACTGGCCCCAGCTCTACGACGACTTCGTTGCCGGCCTCCGCAAGCATGGGGTTGGCAACAGCGCTCCCGGTCTAAACGACCGCTTCGAGCCGTTCGTCCTGCCCAATTCACTTGGGCGTCATGTCGATCTCGACGAGTTGCTCGAAAACGGACCGGTGGTTCTCAGCTTCATGCGCGGGGGCTGGTGCCCCTATTGCCGGGCGGAAATGAACGCTTGGGCAGCGGCCGCGCCGCGATTGGCGGCCGTCGGTGGGCGCTTCATTGCGATCAGCGGCGAAGTTGGCGGTCGCGCCGAGACCACACGCTGTGCGCTCGCACCGGAGGCCGAGGTGCTGTGCGACATCGACCATGGCCTCGCCACGTCGCTGGGGCTGTCGTTCGCGCTTAGCCCGGCACTGCACCAGAGCTACCTGGACTACGGCCTGTCGCTTGCCGAAATCTACGGCGATTCAGGGCGCATCCTGCCGATCCCCGCGACCTTCGTGCTCGATACCAGCGGCATCGTCCGTTTCGCCTTCGTCGAGCCAGATTTCCGGATCCGCGCCGACCCTGCCGTCGTCATCGCGGTCGTCGAAGCCCTCCGCTAG
- a CDS encoding cytochrome c maturation protein CcmE encodes MLCTALAERSLGARKLDLLLYRVDNALQAVRVGPAKPIRDRKRITRLLCDRIETWPVTYIGILPDIFREGQGVIAEGKIDPGSRIFTADTILATHDEKYMPPEVAGAMHKATARFPRVTLTIAALGFTRHPAAPAICDWRASFLRDRRFQNPRGRMCAR; translated from the coding sequence ATGTTGTGCACGGCACTCGCGGAACGCAGTCTCGGTGCCCGCAAGCTCGACCTGCTGCTCTACCGCGTCGACAATGCGCTCCAGGCGGTGCGCGTCGGCCCCGCTAAGCCGATCCGCGACCGCAAGCGCATCACCCGGCTGCTGTGCGACCGCATCGAGACATGGCCGGTCACCTATATCGGCATCCTGCCCGACATATTCCGCGAAGGGCAGGGGGTAATCGCCGAAGGCAAGATCGATCCGGGATCGAGGATCTTTACCGCTGATACGATCCTCGCCACGCATGACGAGAAGTATATGCCGCCGGAGGTGGCGGGGGCTATGCACAAGGCGACGGCAAGGTTTCCTAGGGTAACTCTTACAATCGCCGCCCTCGGATTCACACGGCACCCAGCCGCTCCGGCGATCTGCGATTGGCGGGCGTCCTTCCTACGCGACCGCAGATTCCAGAATCCTCGCGGCCGGATGTGTGCGCGCTAG
- the metE gene encoding 5-methyltetrahydropteroyltriglutamate--homocysteine S-methyltransferase: protein MSVTVANLGFPRIGPRRELKTAVEAYWAGRLDQAELLEQAKGLRAATWARQNSLGLDVLPSNDFSFYDHVLDTSIMVGAVPAIYRGLGVAGSLDVYFAMARGTRTAETDDANCGHSHGSAVGSDVPAQEMTKWFDTNYHYMVPEVEPGQAFALGSSKAIDEFVEARALGYHTRPVVLGPVTYLLLAKSKSEGFDPLTLLPSLLPVYVALLRKLHAAGADWVQIDEPALVLDLNPDQQAAFTTAYTHFSGQLPGLKLMLTTYFGALDDNLATALALPVAGLHVDLIRAPEQLDAVVAGARPDQVLSLGIVDGRNVWKTDLAAVLERVGPLAASGRRVQLAPSCSLLHTPIDLGLETRLDPAVRPWLAFAVQKIAELATLAKALNQGRASIVAELDANAAAITDRRASPLANNAAVRLRLAGVTANWTRRVTPFAERTELQKSLLHLPPLPTTTIGSFPQTAEVRQARAAHGKGSLDDADYNQFLRDETARAVRWQDEIGLDVLVHGEFERNDMVQYFGEQLSGFAFTNAGWVQSYGSRCVRPPIIYGDVARPQPMTVDWWSYAQSLTDKPMKGMLTGPVTILQWSFVRDDQPRSQTCRQIALAIRDEVVDLERAGAKIIQIDEAALREGLPLRRTRWQHYLDWAVEAFRISASGVRPQTQIHTHMCYSEFNDIIAAIGAMDADVISIETARSKMELLDAFTGYRYPNDIGPGVYDIHSPRIPAVAEMSALLVKASHGLAVRQLWVNPDCGLKTRKWEDVKPALANMVEAARNARASLA from the coding sequence GTGTCCGTCACCGTCGCCAACCTCGGTTTTCCCCGCATCGGCCCGCGCCGCGAACTCAAGACCGCCGTCGAGGCTTATTGGGCCGGACGGCTGGATCAAGCCGAATTGCTCGAACAGGCAAAGGGGCTGCGCGCCGCGACCTGGGCCCGGCAGAATTCGCTCGGCCTCGACGTCCTGCCAAGCAACGACTTCTCGTTCTACGATCACGTGCTCGACACCAGCATCATGGTCGGCGCGGTTCCGGCAATCTATCGTGGCCTCGGCGTAGCGGGCTCGCTCGACGTGTATTTCGCCATGGCGCGCGGTACCCGCACGGCGGAGACGGACGATGCGAACTGCGGCCATAGTCATGGCAGCGCCGTCGGATCCGATGTTCCCGCTCAGGAGATGACCAAGTGGTTCGACACCAACTATCACTACATGGTGCCCGAGGTTGAGCCGGGCCAGGCCTTCGCGCTCGGTTCGTCGAAGGCGATCGACGAGTTTGTCGAAGCCAGGGCGCTGGGCTATCATACCCGGCCGGTCGTGCTCGGCCCGGTCACCTACCTCCTGCTCGCCAAGTCGAAGAGCGAAGGCTTCGATCCGCTGACGCTGCTGCCATCGTTGCTGCCTGTCTATGTCGCACTGTTGCGCAAGCTGCATGCGGCCGGCGCGGACTGGGTGCAGATCGACGAACCCGCACTGGTTCTCGATCTCAACCCGGACCAACAAGCTGCGTTTACAACTGCCTATACGCATTTTTCCGGGCAGCTTCCCGGCCTCAAGCTGATGCTGACAACCTACTTCGGCGCGCTCGACGACAATCTGGCGACCGCTCTGGCGTTGCCGGTTGCCGGCCTGCACGTCGATCTGATCCGCGCGCCAGAGCAGCTCGACGCAGTCGTCGCCGGGGCACGGCCCGATCAGGTGCTGTCACTGGGTATCGTCGATGGTCGCAACGTTTGGAAGACGGACCTTGCCGCCGTGCTCGAGCGTGTCGGGCCGCTCGCAGCGTCGGGCCGCCGGGTGCAACTGGCACCGTCCTGTTCGTTGCTCCACACCCCGATCGACCTCGGCCTAGAAACGAGGCTCGATCCGGCGGTGCGGCCCTGGTTGGCCTTCGCCGTGCAGAAGATCGCCGAGCTCGCTACCCTCGCCAAGGCCCTGAACCAGGGCCGCGCCAGCATAGTCGCCGAGCTCGACGCGAACGCGGCGGCGATCACCGACCGGCGGGCCTCGCCGCTGGCCAACAACGCGGCGGTCCGGTTGCGCCTCGCCGGCGTGACGGCCAACTGGACCCGGCGCGTGACTCCTTTTGCAGAGCGAACAGAGCTACAGAAGTCGCTCCTGCACCTGCCGCCGCTGCCGACGACAACGATCGGCTCGTTCCCGCAAACCGCCGAGGTCCGCCAGGCGCGCGCCGCGCACGGCAAGGGCAGCCTAGATGATGCCGATTACAATCAGTTCCTCCGCGACGAGACCGCGCGCGCCGTCCGCTGGCAGGATGAGATCGGTCTCGACGTGCTCGTACACGGCGAATTCGAGCGCAACGACATGGTGCAATATTTCGGGGAGCAGCTGTCGGGGTTTGCCTTTACCAATGCAGGCTGGGTGCAAAGCTATGGCTCGCGCTGCGTCCGCCCGCCGATCATCTATGGCGACGTTGCCCGCCCGCAACCGATGACGGTCGACTGGTGGAGCTACGCGCAAAGCCTGACCGACAAGCCGATGAAGGGTATGCTGACCGGCCCGGTGACGATCCTGCAATGGTCGTTCGTCCGCGACGACCAGCCACGATCGCAGACCTGCCGCCAGATCGCGCTGGCAATCCGCGACGAGGTCGTCGACCTCGAACGCGCCGGCGCAAAGATCATCCAGATCGACGAGGCCGCACTTCGCGAAGGCCTGCCGCTGCGCCGCACCAGATGGCAGCACTACCTTGACTGGGCGGTCGAGGCCTTTCGTATCTCGGCCTCGGGCGTGCGACCGCAGACGCAGATTCACACCCACATGTGTTATTCCGAGTTCAACGACATCATCGCCGCGATCGGCGCCATGGACGCCGACGTCATCTCGATCGAGACGGCACGGTCGAAGATGGAACTGCTCGACGCCTTTACAGGCTATCGCTACCCCAACGACATCGGTCCGGGTGTCTACGACATCCACTCACCGCGCATTCCCGCGGTGGCCGAGATGTCAGCCCTACTGGTCAAGGCGAGCCACGGGCTCGCCGTCCGCCAGCTCTGGGTGAACCCGGACTGCGGTCTGAAGACGCGCAAATGGGAGGACGTGAAACCCGCGCTGGCCAATATGGTCGAGGCCGCTCGGAACGCCCGTGCCTCTCTTGCATGA
- a CDS encoding TonB-dependent receptor, producing MLKFGTCIAALAVATLSLSPSAASAQATVATPATPIDSAAASDLGGEIIVTAQKRSQRVQDVGIAITAYSGAQLRALNITDSRELASFSPGVHTGGNIAGQNTQYTIRGVTQNDFADIVEAPNAVYLDEGYIAVAQGQTFALFDIDRVEVLKGPQGTLFGRNATGGLVHFITVKPDLDKVEGFVDLKYGLYESVGTPGTFHGEAALNVPLSPKLAVRAAMMWNKSDPLLRNEYPVGAVGGAPGAGAGANLGDDDTLAGRITTLFKPSETSSFTLSVNAARSRMATAPYQAKSTIAHFNAAGELVDVTNTAAGETRASIAANGSDAGTDTDNNGVFGDSFGRPNPGGDFFGYKDPDGPDFRTSSDFAFKKQDHVKTIGANLTGDVELSDAVTLTSVTDYKHFSKLLFVDVDGGPGNQAANYAGVHASTVSQEFRLNGKVDNVNWVAGLYYLHIDNHAINGLKFPVGSVVPGAPFDLGLDAKLKTDSYSAFGQFDWQFAPKLTLVLGGRIIQEQKKYDFFQAIYATTGSRDAQDGPPTIIGPDAGKPYADKRGQTLWAGKAQLEYRPDSDLLLYVGINRGVKAGSYNAALAGGLPVPITAIPYKAEVLTSYEGGFKYTFPDGRTRFNAAGYYYDYKNYQAFLFTGVSGVVINANDTTYGGEAELFTSPIPGLDAGVSVSWFDATVKNVPLRVGGPISRDVKPVYAPQLQGTAILRYGFDAFGGRLSIGGDAEYTGAFYYNLRNFTADRYNRVIMVNTSVIWTLRDLQLSFAVKNVTDVRAGVQGFDLASFCGCNELSYKPPRLFQVGARYDF from the coding sequence ATGCTTAAATTCGGGACCTGCATCGCGGCACTTGCGGTTGCGACCTTGAGCCTGTCACCGAGCGCCGCGTCGGCGCAGGCGACAGTCGCCACGCCGGCAACGCCCATCGACAGCGCAGCGGCCTCCGACCTCGGCGGCGAGATCATCGTCACCGCCCAAAAGCGCTCGCAGCGAGTGCAGGACGTCGGCATCGCCATCACCGCGTATTCGGGAGCGCAGCTCCGCGCCCTCAACATCACCGACTCGCGTGAGCTCGCGTCGTTCTCGCCAGGCGTTCACACCGGCGGCAATATCGCCGGGCAGAACACGCAATATACCATCCGCGGCGTCACGCAGAACGACTTCGCCGACATCGTCGAGGCGCCTAACGCGGTCTATCTCGACGAGGGCTACATTGCCGTTGCGCAGGGCCAGACCTTCGCATTGTTCGACATCGACCGCGTCGAAGTGCTGAAGGGTCCGCAAGGCACGCTGTTCGGCCGCAACGCGACCGGCGGCCTCGTCCACTTCATCACCGTCAAACCCGACCTCGACAAGGTCGAGGGCTTCGTCGACCTCAAGTACGGGCTGTACGAATCAGTCGGCACGCCCGGCACCTTCCACGGCGAGGCCGCGCTCAACGTGCCGCTGTCGCCCAAGCTCGCGGTCCGCGCCGCAATGATGTGGAATAAGAGCGACCCTCTGCTCCGCAACGAATACCCTGTGGGCGCGGTCGGTGGCGCGCCCGGCGCGGGCGCCGGTGCCAACCTCGGCGACGACGACACGCTCGCCGGGCGCATCACGACGCTGTTCAAGCCGAGCGAGACATCGTCATTCACCCTGTCGGTCAACGCCGCGCGTAGCCGCATGGCGACCGCGCCCTATCAGGCCAAGTCGACTATCGCTCACTTCAACGCAGCGGGCGAACTGGTTGACGTGACCAACACCGCCGCGGGTGAAACCCGCGCCTCGATCGCCGCCAATGGATCCGACGCCGGCACCGATACCGATAACAACGGCGTTTTCGGGGATTCGTTCGGCCGCCCCAATCCCGGCGGCGACTTCTTCGGCTACAAGGATCCCGACGGCCCCGACTTCCGCACCTCGAGTGATTTTGCCTTCAAGAAGCAGGACCACGTCAAGACCATCGGTGCCAACCTGACCGGCGACGTCGAGCTGTCGGACGCCGTCACGCTGACCTCGGTGACCGATTACAAGCACTTCTCCAAGCTGCTATTCGTCGATGTCGACGGTGGCCCGGGCAACCAGGCGGCAAACTATGCCGGCGTCCATGCCAGCACCGTATCGCAGGAGTTCCGGCTCAACGGCAAAGTCGACAACGTCAACTGGGTCGCCGGGCTGTACTATCTCCACATCGACAACCACGCGATCAACGGCCTCAAGTTTCCGGTCGGCAGCGTCGTCCCCGGGGCCCCGTTCGACCTCGGCCTTGACGCGAAACTGAAGACCGATTCCTACTCCGCATTCGGCCAGTTCGACTGGCAGTTCGCGCCCAAGCTGACACTGGTTCTCGGTGGCCGGATCATCCAGGAGCAGAAGAAGTACGACTTCTTCCAGGCGATCTACGCCACGACCGGCTCCCGCGATGCGCAGGACGGCCCGCCGACGATCATCGGACCCGATGCCGGCAAGCCCTATGCCGACAAGCGCGGCCAGACCCTGTGGGCCGGCAAGGCACAGCTCGAATACCGTCCCGACAGCGACCTGCTGCTCTATGTCGGCATCAATCGCGGCGTGAAGGCGGGAAGCTACAACGCCGCGCTTGCTGGCGGCCTGCCAGTGCCGATCACTGCCATCCCGTACAAAGCCGAAGTCCTGACGAGCTACGAGGGCGGCTTCAAATACACCTTCCCCGATGGCCGCACCCGCTTCAACGCCGCGGGTTATTACTATGATTACAAGAACTACCAGGCGTTCCTGTTCACCGGCGTGTCCGGTGTCGTGATCAATGCCAACGACACCACTTACGGCGGCGAGGCCGAGTTGTTCACTTCGCCGATCCCCGGCCTCGACGCGGGTGTATCGGTGTCGTGGTTTGATGCGACGGTAAAGAACGTGCCGCTGCGCGTCGGTGGCCCGATCTCCCGTGACGTCAAGCCGGTCTATGCACCGCAGCTTCAGGGCACGGCGATCTTGCGCTATGGCTTCGACGCATTCGGTGGTCGCCTGTCGATTGGTGGCGATGCCGAGTACACGGGTGCATTCTACTACAACCTCCGCAACTTCACCGCCGACCGCTACAACCGCGTGATCATGGTCAACACCAGCGTGATCTGGACGTTACGCGACCTACAACTCAGCTTTGCCGTCAAGAACGTCACCGACGTTCGCGCCGGCGTGCAGGGCTTCGACCTCGCGAGCTTCTGCGGCTGCAACGAGTTGTCATACAAGCCGCCGCGGCTGTTCCAGGTCGGCGCCCGCTACGACTTCTAG